A window of Elgaria multicarinata webbii isolate HBS135686 ecotype San Diego chromosome 2, rElgMul1.1.pri, whole genome shotgun sequence contains these coding sequences:
- the HOXD13 gene encoding LOW QUALITY PROTEIN: homeobox protein Hox-D13 (The sequence of the model RefSeq protein was modified relative to this genomic sequence to represent the inferred CDS: deleted 5 bases in 4 codons), whose protein sequence is MSRAAGGWEMEALRGDAGGGGGGGGGGQCRNFLSPPVFGAAPSGRPAGSSASGFSYERSGSSAAGGARSSSSSSEAAPSKDCSSGGGGPPTAPPLGHCGRRPRPPALGYHPGLPPFGNGYYSCRMAHGVGLQQNAALKASPHAAFPVEKYMDVASLASTSVPSGSDVSSRAKEVSFYQGYAAGPYQHVPRGYLDVVSTFGSAAAAAAGEPRHETYISMEGYQSWTLANGWNSQVYCAKDQAQGSHFWKSSFPGTQPARCCTNQPDMCVYRRGRKKRVPYTKLQLKELESEYALNKFINKDKRRRISAATNLSERQVTIWFQNRRVKDKKIVSKLKDNVS, encoded by the exons ATGAGCCGAGCAGCGGGCGGCTGGGAGATGGAGGCGCTGCGGGGAGACgccggaggaggcggcggcggcggcggcggcgggcagtGCCGGAATTTCCTGTCCCCTCCGGTCTTCGGGGCGGCGCCGTCGGGTCGCCCCGCGGGCTCGTCCGCCTCGGGCTTCTCCTACGAGCGCTCGGGCTCCTCGGCGGCAGGGGGGGCTCGCTCTTCGTCGTCGTCGTCCGAGGCGGCCCCCTCCAAGGACTGCTCCAGCGGCGGAGGCGGCCCCCCGACGGCGCCCCCCCTCGGCCACTGCGGCCGCCGCCCGCGGCCGCCCGCGCTGGGCTACCACCCCGGGCTACCACCC TTCGGCAACGGCTACTACAGCTGTCGCATGGCGCACGGCGTG GGCTTGCAGCAGAACGCGGCACTCAAGGCCTCCCCTCACGCCGCCTTCCCCGTGGAGAAGTACATGGACGTG GCCAGCCTGGCCAGCACCAGCGTGCCCTCGGGCAGCGACGTCTCCTCGCGGGCCAAGGAGGTCTCCTTCTACCAGGGCTACGCCGCCGGCCCTTACCAGCACGTGCCCCGC GGCTACCTGGACGTGGTGTCCACCTTcggctcggcggcggcggcggcggcgggcgagCCCCGGCACGAAACCTACATCTCCATGGAGGGCTACCAATCGTGGACGCTGGCCAATGGCTGGAACAGCCAGGTGTACTGCGCCAAAGACCAGGCCCAGGGCTCCCACTTTTGGAAGTCGTCCTTCCCAGGTACGCAACCGGCCAGGTG TTGCACTAACCAGCCGGACATGTGCGTCTACCGGCGTGGGAGAAAAAAGCGAGTGCCTTACACCAAACTGCAGCTGAAGGAACTGGAGAGTGAATATGCCCTTAACAAATTCATAAACAAGGACAAGCGGAGAAGGATATCTGCAGCCACTAACCTCTCTGAGAGACAAGTCACGATTTGGTTTCAGAACCGCAGAGTCAAAGACAAGAAAATAGTCTCCAAGCTGAAGGACAATGTCTCCTGA